TAGAATTTTGTGAGAGAAACCAGGATAAGATTCGGGCCGAATTGTACCAAGGTATTGTGGATTGCGTCAATACTGGCGAGGTTCATGCAAACAGAGTCGGGAAAAGAATTGTGTTGCCTGCATCTTTCATCGGGGGGCCTCGCGACATGCGACGTCGGTTTCTAGATGCGATGACGTTAGTTCAAGACGACGGCAAGCCTGATGTATTCCTTACAATGACATGTAATCCTAAGTGGCCTGAGATATGTGATAACTTACATGTTGGTCAAACTGCTACAGATCGTCCAGACCTTGTTTCAAGAGTGTTCCGGGCTAAATTAGAAGATCTTAAGGATCAACTCTTCAAGAAACATGTCCTCGGGGAAGTTAAGGCATACGTCTATGTCATTGAATTTCAAAAGCGGGGTTTGCCGCACGCACATTTTCTCCTAATCATGTACCCGCAACACAAGATCAATAACGCGGACCATTATGATAAGGTTGTGTGTGCTGAAATTCCTAACAAACTAACACATCCCAGATTGCATGAGATGGTTGTCAAGCACATGATTCACGGTCCTTGCGGCAATTTACGATCAAGCAGTCCTTGTATGCAGGGTGATCCTAAAATTTGTCGTTTTCACTATCCTAGACAATTTAACGAACAGACGACACAAGGAGAAGATTCGTATCCGTTGTATCGAAGGAGAGACACCGGGATAGAAGTGGACCTACGAGGACAAACACTTGATAATAGATGGGTGGTCCCATATAACCCAAGGCTTTTGATGATGTTTAACTGCCACATGAATGTTGAAGTTTGCTCAAGTATAAAATCTGTGAAATATCTTTTCAAATATGTTTATAAAGGACATGACAAACAGGTTATTCAAGTCGATCAAAGTGAGCCAGGGGTTGTTATTAATGAGATAAAAAGATTTCAAGATGCACGCTACATATCGCCCCCAGAGGCTATGTGGCGAATTTTTTCCTTCTctctttctcaaatctttcctGCTGTTCTAGCCTTACAACTTCATCTCCCAAATAATCAGATGGTTAGATTTAGAGATGATGACTTGATGCCTAATATTGTTGATAGGGAAAGGGATAAGAGAACCATGCTAACAGCATTTTTTGATCAGAATAGAAACGATGAAACAGCAAGGGTACATttgtataaagattttccaaaacACTTTACTTGGAATGGAAGCACACGCCGTTGGAGTCGTCGTTTCGGTAAAAAACAAAGAGGTTGTATCGTTTCCGCTAATCCAGCCGAAGGAGAAAGGTACTACTTACGCCTACTTTTGTCAAATGTCAGAGGGCCTACTTCTTTCGAACATCTTTGCACAGTTAATGGTCAACGGTGTGCGACATTTCGGAAAGCAGCTCTTGAGTTAGGCTTAATAGAAGACGATGAATATCTGTCACAATGTCTCGAAGAAGCCTCTACGTTTCAGTTTCCCAATGCTCTTAGAAGGTTATTTGCGACCATAATGATTTTTTGCCAACCTGGAGATATTCGAAAGTTATGGAATGACCACTTTGATTCACTATCTGAAGATCATCAGTTACACTGTCAAAGTATAGAACAAGTTCAAAATATGGTTCTTACCGAAATAAGTGTCTTGGTACAATCCATGGGTAAAAATTTCAATGAATTcgaccttcctaagataactGACGATGTTACTTACAAGATGCAGGTTATCGTGAGTTACAAGAAGAGTATGGGATTGTTTTGGAACCTGAACACTTGAGTGCCAAACATTCACTTAATCCGGACCAAAAAAACGTGTTTGATGAGATCATGATGCATGTTGATAATGATCTTCCAGGCGTGTTCTTTATTGATGGTCCAGGTGGAACTGGAAAAACATTTTTGTACATTGCCTTGCTTGCTGAAATTCGGTCACGTGGTCTTATTGCTCTCGCAACAGCTTCATCAGGTGCAGCGGCTAATAATATGCCAGGAGGTAGAACGGCTCACTCGAGATTCAAGATTCCTCTTAATCTTGAAAATAATTCAATGTGCAATATTAAAAAACAGAGTGGGGCCGCTAAACTGATTCGCTCTGCCAAAATAATCATATGGGATGAAGCGTCGATGGCTAAACGACAAGCGATAGAGGCAGTCGATCGTACATTCCAAGACATTATAGGTGTTAGTCTCCCATTTGGTGGAAAGATAATGGTTATGGGAGGTGACTTCAGACAGGTGTTGCCGGTTATCAAATGTGGCACTCGAGCACAGATTGTAGACTCCAGCGTACGAATGTCACCTCTTTGGTCTTTGACTAAGAAGATGCGGTTGACCATAAATATGAGAGCGCTGAAAGATCCATGGTTTTCTAAATTTCTTTTAAGAGTCGGCGATGGAACTGAAGAACCAATCGAAGGAAATTATATCCGCATACCCGATGACATGACAATTCAGTGCAACAACAGAGAAAACGCTATAAAAGAATTGATCCATGCCATCTTTCCATCAATTGAAGATAATGTATATTCTTCAGATTATATAATCTCTAGAGCAATATTGTCCACTAAAAATGATAGTGTTGACGAGATTAATAATCAAATGATTGaaatttttcaaggggaggaaaAAGTTTATTACAGTTTTGATGAAGCTGAAGACGATCAGCGCAACTTCTATCCGGTCGAGTTCTTAAATTCGCTAAATGTTAGTGGTTTGCCGCCTCATAAGCTTCATTTAAAAATTGGATGCCCAATAATATTGTTACGTAATATCGATCCATCACATGGCCTGTGTAATGGCACGCGGTTGATATGTAAGGGTTTCATGCGAAATGTTATTGATGCGGAAATTGCAGTCGGTCAACATGCCGGAAAAAGAGTTTTTTGCCAAGAATCCCTCTAACCCTTTCTGAAGATGACATGTTCCCATTTAAGctgaaaagaaaacaatttccaATTCGACTTAGCTTTTCCATGACGATTAATAAAGCTCAAGGTCAAAAAATTCCGAACGTTGGTATTTATCTACCGGATTCTGTATTTTCACATGGACAACTTTATGTCGCGTTATCAAGAGGGATTTCAAGACAAAGTACGAAGGTGTTGGTACATCTCGCCAAAGAATTCAAACAACGCGGAGTTTACACATCAAATGTTGTCTACCAGGAAGTGTTGCGTGATTAATTAATCGCATCCGTATCAAAACGAAGGTAAGTTAGTAGATTATGTGCCTTATTTGCTTCCTGAAATTACTTTTTAATTACTATTTTAAAGCACCTGTAAGCGTGTAACATTTTGTTATGTGTCGAAATCTGGTACAGGAGAGGAGAAGATACAAGAAAGTCATAAGCGAACGGATGTATTGGTAaaacaggaagagatacaagagactccccgcattttgtttttattgttttgtctagCTACTTGACtgttttgaactcttcttgtttttaattacatCTACTTCCTTGTTTTGTACTATTCTTGTAGAAgatcacgaataagaaaactaacttaagtactatacgatatatcacgagacgacggataaactaacggtaaacgagtatcctattgtaaatcgccactcccgccgcatcgcgcgggtaagtgACTAGTATGTATATAGATAGGATAAGAATCAGTTAAGAACCAACCTTTATTGCAAGAACCGcgaaaaccaatgtgaacacaactaaaaaacctaaaaaacacacaattttctttattattttttatagaaaaatcgctacttttcatTTCTAAAAAAATCCGAGTAACAATTATGGATGCACATGTATAAATGTATCATTTCTTTAAGAATTCCGTAATATATTACCAGTATTAGACAAttacactttcatttacactaccatatgtaatacaatactttttacattaccaatattagaaatgcacatgtgcatctatgtGTATGAACATTATATAACGTGTTTTTTGTACACTACTTCGAATACACTTTCcttttcatctatcataccatccataatgcACTACCATTACCTACTACTATCCGTAATACACTATCATTGCCACTATGTATAATATTTTTAACTTTATGCATATGCACATCAACACCCTTCATACTATACCAAACAAAATATTATATCACAAAGTGACaaatataaccaaaccatcaaccactagatataactaaccaaaaacatGTATATTTCTTACTTcatcattcaaaatcacaaactttttgtaccaaaacacgttacaacaacaacaacaaccatacccagtataaTCCCACCTATAGCGAAGCTATTGAcagggtctggggagggtaggatgtaggcaagccttacctctatcccagggatagagaggctgcttccagtgagacccccggctctaAAAACCATAACCAAGATATAAGCTTCTAGGTAAATATATAAGCACACACTACTAAAAGAAGGGGAGAACCAAGACATAATCTTCTGGGACATCACATAAGCACACACTACTAAAAGAAGGGGGaataaaaataatcaaaataaacACATAAATGAATAAGTACGTGTTAGTAAAACTACGACACCGGGACTAGGTGGGAACTTATAAAAGCTATATCACACCTCAtacaaaatgaaaaattaaactAATAAGACGAGAATGTAAAGCAAAAACTAGGCCACACTCTTAaaagtccttaaccttaatcctacgtctccacgaaGTTCTGTCCTCGACCATGTCCTCAGAGAGGTGCAAATCTAGCAAATCTTACCTAATCCGCTCATCCCAAGTCATTTTCAGCCTGCCTCTACTCCTCCTTCCATCTACAGTAAGTGTTTCAACTATTCTACACGGGTCTGTCGTCTGCCTCCTCCTGACAtgccaaaccatctcaatctcccttCCCTTATCTTGTCTGAATTACTAGCGACTCCTAGtctttccctaaaaacctcatttcttatcctGTCCAACCTAGTATGCCCACACATCCTGTCCAACCTTGTACCAAAACAGGTTATATCATGttaatacatatagatgcacatgtgcactTTATATATTgctaatgtaaaaagtagtgtattatggatggtagtgtaaatgaaagtgcaattgtctaatactGGTAATGTATTAGGAAATTTGtgaaagaaatgatacatattcACATGTGCATCCATAACTGTTACCCGTATTTTTTTTCTTTGGGAAGAAATAtagcaattttttttaaaaaatattaaaaaaggttatgtgttttttaggtatttttaggtttttttgttcacattggttctcgcaataagagcgGTCTCAAATAAACCCTAccatataggggatggttcaaatgaaaaccacttttattgtgaaaactcgaaaactaactaaaaaatgcctaagaaacacacaaaaatttttttttcaattttttttataaaaatcgcaggtttttataaatataaaaaaaaaactttttttcaacaaaaaaaaaatttgtattacacatgtgcactacacaaatttttattttttaaaatttttttttatatataaaaacctgcgaaaattggtttgcaaaaaaaaaaaaaaaaaaaaaaaaaaaaattggtatgttttttttggcttttttagttagttttcgaatTTTCATAATAAATAGTGGTGTgtaagaacaacaacaacaacaacaacaacaacaacaacaacaacaacagcaacaccTTCCGCAGCAGCAGGAGCAACAATAACAACCACAACAAGCAGCCGGCGGAAGAACTTTCAATATCAATGTCCGCCAGGCTCAGACTGACAACAATGTTGTCagtggtacgttccttgttaacggtatttatgcttcgtgtttatttgatacttgagacgataactgttttgtgtcgtttgaattcgaaaaacTCTTAAACCGTAAACACGCTAACCTCCCAACAACGTTCGACGTAGAAATTACCACCGGAAGAACCATCACAGTCagttctgttctccgtgattgtactctcgaactcaacaatcatgTTATCCCGATCAAACTCATCCCAATGCAACTTGGTAGCTTCGATATCATAGTaagcatggattttcttcgtgaaaatcgtgCCGAAGTCGTTTATTTCGAAAAGATGATCCATTTCTCTCTTTCAAACAGTGATCAACTTTGTGTTTATGGCGAAGTACCCTCGAAAGAACTGAAACTTATGTCGTGCATTCAAGCAAGCAAGTATCTCCGAAAGGAATACATGGCTTTCTTAGCACACATcgtagtagcagagaaggaaaagaagcCGATGGAAAAGGTAgttgtggttcgtgattttcctaatgTCTTTCCTGATAATTTACCCGGTCTACCCCGactcgtgatatcgacttccgtattgacctcattcctggagctaaccctacCACTAAAGCCCCTTATCTCCTCacaccgtccgaaatgcgtgaactttctagttaactccaggaattacttgataaaggcttcatacgccctagcaTATCTCCTTGGGGCGCATCTGTCCTCTTcctgaaaaagaaggatggatcgttccgaatgtgcatcgattatagggaactcaataagcttactatcaagaatcgctaccctctaccccgaattgacgatttatttgatcaactacaaggcgctacgtgtttctctaagatcgatctacgttctggttatcatcaactatgaattcaggaggaagatatccCTAAAACCGCTTGTCGTACCCgctatggccattatgaattcgttgttatgccttttggagtTACAAACGCACCCAtggtcttcatggatttgatgaaccatGTGTGAAAACCCTTTCTCGACCGCTTcatcatcgtgtttatcgatgatatccttatcaattcgaagtcgaaagccgaacatgcgcaacatcttCGTTTGGTACTTGAGCTTCTCCAAGGCAATcgcctctacgccaagttctccaagtgtgaattttggctcgaACAGGTTCAATTTCTCagtcacatcgtcaatagtcaaggtattcacgtcgatcccgcgaagattgaagcagttaagagttggattacaccgaTAACCCCGTCCAAatttcgttcttttctcggattggcgggttattaccgtcgatttatCGCTGATTTCTCTAAAATCGTCGTTCCTCTCACCTCTCTGACACATAAAGACAAGACTTTTGTTTAgggaaccgaacaagaggatGCCTTTCAAACTCTTAAGCATATACTTTGCAACGCTCTCTTACTCACGCTACCCGATGGAAACGACGACTTTGTTGTTTATTGCGATGCCTCTAAcctaggtcttggttgtgttcttatgcaacgagacaagttTATCGTGTACGcgtctcgtcaactcaaggtccacgagaagaactacacaacccatgatctcgaactcagtgcagttgtttttgcgttaaaaatttggcgacactacctgtatggtaccaagtgtacggtcttcatcgaccataagagcctacaacacatcttgaaccagaaagaactgaacatgcgccaacgcagatgggttgaacttctcaacgactacgactgtgagatatgttaccacccaggcaaagcaaacgtCGTTGCCGATGCTCttagccgacgaagctattttTATAGTGTTCGTAACGTTCAAGCTCAACACAACCTCGAAGCCCTCATTTGTGACGCTCAACACACTTGTTATTATCGAGAACACCTTAAGGGAAGAAAGAATACTTGGAATCGAAAACCAACTAGTGAATAAACTGAATGGTATCTTTCATTACCTCGATCGCGTTTGGATACCTAGTCGCAATAATCTCCGAGGGATTTTGCTGACTGAAGCCCACAAATcacgatattccattcatccaggtgccgacaaaatgtaccaggacctccaTGCCAGGtattggtggccaggaatgaagaaggatatcgctctctacgtttcGAAGTGCCTAACTTGCTcgaaagttaaggccgaacatcaacGACCCTCTGGCCTGCTcgaacaacccgaaatcccgatgtggaaatgggagagtatagccatggacttcattacgaaactccctcgcatgccatcaggtcacgatagcatttgggttatcgttgatcgtcttacgaaATCCGCCCACTTTTTACCGATATGAGAAGACTATAAAGTTGAACGATTAGGACGAATCTATACCGACAAAGTCACttgtcgacatgggacacctcgtgacatcatctctgaccgcgatggccGATTTACTCACGTCTCTAGGAGACATTCCAATCTTCTCTCGGTACTACTCTTATTCTTAGTACTTCATTTCATCCCAGACTGACGGTCAGACTGAACGCACGATtcgcacccttgaagacatgcttcgttcgtgcgttatagattttggtggtaatttggattcgcatttacctttagtcaaattctcgtacaacaacagttatcacgctagtattcaaatggcaccctttgaggcattatatgggtgaaaatgtcgatcgcctattgtatgccACGAGATCGGAGATGCTCAAATCACTGGTTCTGagttattacaagaaacgactgacatgATCCTCCAAATACGAGACAATCTCTTGAAAGCTCGGAGttgtcaaaagagttacgctgataaacgccgcaagccccttgagtttgaagttggtgatcacgtactcctaaaggtttcaccttggaagtgggtgatccgattcggcaagaaaggaaagctagaGCCACGATACGtgggaccctttaagattctggagagaattggcaaagtggcctaccgacttgaattaccggaggaactcagcaacgtaCATCCGACCTTCCACGTCTCGAACTCAAGAAGTGCCTAGCCGAAGAAAACCTGCATGTCCTTCTTGAGGATTTGCAAGTTAACAAAAGTCTACACTTTGTGGAAGAGCCAGTAGAAGATCGAGAAACCAAGAAACTtcgacgctctcgcattcctatagtGAAGGTTCACGGGGAAGGCAAACACGAtgccgagttcacttgggaactcgaaagtgatatgaaagcTAAGTATCCACAACTCTTTGTTACGACCGCACCTTAATTCCGGGACaaaattccctaaagtaggggaggctgtaacaacccgactttccgGGTCATTACTTGTCACTGTCATTTCTTGCTTAATTGCTTGTAATCCGGAGATTTCGATTATCGCTATGCGTTAACTATTTTAAACTATATTTTCAACACGCATTTAACGCTATTTACAACGCTTACGACTTAAACACAAACACATTTTATTGTTTGATTGCATTGCTTGTTTAGACTAAACGCTATCACAAcgctatcgcaacgcaaactcaaTGCATACTCGAAACGCGGATTTACTTTTATGCATTTTAGTTTTATGTATTagattgtgtgattatttgtttaaaattttatatGGATATCTCAACGTAACGCTTAAACGCTTATACGCTCACTCGCGACTCGAtcaaacgcaacgcaacgcttaacgaAAGTCGGAAAGCTAACAAAATGCAACTCGGCTGATCAACCGTTTGAATGGGcttccgtccggatgaccatccgcaaggatggccatccgaccgaatggccattcGACAAGCAGGCCATCCAACACCTCACATCTTGCACCGACTAAAACCCTCTCTCTCGCCTATAAATACTACCCGTACACGTCCCTTTCACTGATTTGACATCTCCATCCAACCACCCGCACTCAAGTCACTCTCAGTCACTTTTAATCGAGATTCATGGCTATTTCGTAAGTATTTCTCCTTAAATCTTGTACAATCATCATCACTAatcacttctacatcatcttctccatcaaaatcacacaGAAACACTAATTTCCTTCTCgaaatcacctgatttggacTTCTTGAAGATGGTTCTCACTCGGTTGCTTCTGCAAATGGTTGTGTGATATCATCTCATCAAGATTGattcagatctaaaggatttccaaaCTTTTAAACTTAAATCTCAACAAGATCTCAAcactttttaactgtttttaaacttttcttcaactttctacacaaaaccgatggaatctagACTCATTCGGACTATCTACCCGTTCCTTAGTCGAAGAGTCGActtgaaaacggatttccaccggagagatAACCGAttaacgggttgaacatgaaacttcATCAAGGACAGTGAGGCTGATCGAATGGGGTGGTTCCCATCCAATCGAATGAACTGAATCTTGGTacgtttccgttgtttgacacgtcatcACGCCGTCCCCTTAACGCAAAACTTgttacttagaaaattttaccAAATCTCAAACAACAGACCATctaatcgaatggccatccattcggatgaccatccgaccggatggcctGCCCCCTTTAAAGTTTTTAATACTTAAACGTTTTGATTAAATTTCGAACTTAAGCGATTTTACGAACAAACACACCTttcattcgaatggccatccattCGAATGGTTATCCGCTCGAATGGATACTCATCCGTTTGGATCACCATCCAAACACTTAACTCCCCGACATTCTGTTTTCACGCTGTCCAACACTTACGCTACTGTTCTATGCTCAGGATAAACTCAatgcgctcccttcaatccaatcaagtcgtgtttacttgttaaacacctactgtgagtatactcgaacccatttcatttaacacacttttgggtgttacatacgttctctatcaaaacacaacacacctaACGCAAACACTTTTAATGCTAACCGCTCCCGCATGGTATACATGTACTTTGAATGCTTGTACTATGCTATACAGTGTTACACTTTACagcctctagcaacgatagtactatagtttggactcagcacctgtcgtggacaggggttgctagggatcacaactctttacttcacgtgttcactgaacatgtgtcgcgcatactaTACAACGCAGTCTCGTGGTTAAGTGTGAACATAGTTTTGGTAGTTACATGCTTCGCCCGTTATGTGATACATGTTAGTTATGCGTAAACGTTTTTTATACTATAtgttattcaaacttgtatactcacctatacattttatgtattgactttattttaacgtttGTGACAGGGTGATAGGATGTTATGTTGTGCTGTGATGAaacaagctaggaagtctagaaacacgctaaataaaaatctgagttgtcggaatagtaATTGTTTTTGAGACACCCTATCTGTAATGACTGTTATTGCTTTATATGTTAGTAGTACGGGATATTAACGTTAAATATATATTGTCacttaatagttgttatggattctcttgaacaatctgtttcgctcagtgccacgccccgatgattccgccatcggttgggtgtgacaccacccccctaaaaacctaaaccccccaccccagcccccaaaaacctaactcccccacccccacccaagctaaatggtaaaaactaaaccataaagctaaacacacatttttttttaatatttttataaaaaatcgctacttttcatcataaaaaataaagaaaataaaaaaaattatttttctgACAAAAAGTAGcgatgtttttataaaaaaatattaaaaaaattgtgtgtgttattagatttttttaggtatttttggttgtgttcacagtGGTtgtcgcggttctcgcaataaagggtcgtttatatatatatatatatatatatatatatatatatatatatatatatatatatatatatatatatatatatatatatatatatatatatatttgcttATACTTGTGAGCATAAGGGAATAAACACACATGTGAAACCAACTCCAAGTATGGGTCTTCCtctaacttattttttttttcataccctgttggtgcagttgtctgtcgactacatcttagtgagtcttaggttagggcagATTGTATCATacacggaaatcgagaaatcatgttttagacatagtttcgcttatatgacacTAAGATAGTTTCACTTATGTGTCATTAGgattagtttcgcttatttgtcaatgtaatggtttcgctcttgtgagcATGTATGCATAAGCGAAACCATGtgccctatatataggggtcacATGAGCAAAACTAAGTGGCAGTTGTGTGGTGGTCTTGTATGGTACGGCGAAGTCCTGCCAaatcgtctccagagcttgtaacttGTTAATAAGCACAATAAACGgagacaaattagtgaaatcaagctaaacaaagactgaatcaatgaattccgcctctgattcagtctgagcactcttctgatcgactcgtcaggtcgtataacgttcctacaagtggtatcagagctcaggaggaagagttcttaccgtttagctcgttttcgcttgaaattctgatttctacaccttctttcatcatcagatcaagttttaacggtcaaaattggatcaaaatttcacaggttgtgtgttattggacattaacaaaccctggaaagtttcagaccaaaatacgaactaaaaatggaccaaattgatGTGCGAAGTggttccgcttttacggacattgtgtagttccgctccaaattgcttggtagttccgcttttgtgtccaAAGATCAAAGGTTTCGCTTGGAAGGTTTCGCTTCAAAGGTCTTCAggaggtttcgctcttgtgaacagACTAGTTCCGCTCATTTGGACTTGACTAGTTCCGCTCATTTGGACTTGAttagtttcgctcatttgaacttgactagtttcgctcatttggacgTTACTTGTTTCGCTTTTTTGAACAATAAAGATTTTTCGGAATTATTTGAACGATGGCAAAAATGTTTGATAACCAGGAAAACAATGACCTTAAAAGGTTAaatgattggtatcgaggatatttcAGTAGTTcatatcagaaattgcccaaagaggTTTGGAATAAACGTTTCGAATATTTTAtgtgtaagaaagatgaaaaattggatgatttggagaagcgttttgatcgtttgattgattatttgaaAGAAAATCAAATAGTAATATCAGAAGCTGAAATGgtatcaaagtttgctaatggattaccagctgaatgggatgatttTTTTAAAAATCTGAGACAAAATTCTAGTTTTTCAAAATTACCTCTAAataaattcatcagcaaacttaaaaatCATGATTATGAACTTTATAAAAAGAAGAGAGATGTGTtggataaaataaaaatgaatttagatgatttgaatttagacgtgatatatgaaataaacaaaagaattaaTGTTTGTTAGGCAGCAAAAAGTAATttgatatatgatatgaaaaggggttgttatattgataatcatggaaatcctcttgatcttgttacaatctttggtgcaggtacatataagatagagaaagaacaagaTCCAAAGAAtgaactgtaacaccccgtgttttcgaatgtcaaagtcaaagtcaaagtccaagtcaactttgactttctttggtcgtagatagtctattttatgttttagttgtattatgtggagtaagtgttgtaatcagcaagaattgaagtaatcgaatgtttttaacgcgaaccgatctacgactgtgaatgataggaagtaacaatgcgataaagttaactaatcagcaatcaaaccgatctaacaatcattgaactcgagactcgaattatgcgaattgtggtattgatatacgtgtgtgtgtgccttatgtgttacttgtgcatgtttactttatgtttggtgtggtattcaaacaaatcaatcgaaaatcgaatcgaaactcgaaaagcaatcgaactcaatcgaaacgtgacttatagaagattgtatgttggatatagtagttggg
The Helianthus annuus cultivar XRQ/B chromosome 6, HanXRQr2.0-SUNRISE, whole genome shotgun sequence genome window above contains:
- the LOC110945047 gene encoding uncharacterized protein LOC110945047, with the protein product MTNGLSNPRNHASSSSASTKAEKRKEYQKRYYAARKENNKVSKFGSGDAPQSASSISLMNNRSTERTPLRSLQTNITQFPQTTNENASSVSTTKCKEYNEGCSNTPNDNGMRISNGSQVNQTPIDDVIDVVRHRTSRGIQIHPRTLLPQFAEVVDQPSLQHGSVEDDPYNFVYNGVPGEHRVLKERGACPNCGAKRFQFEFDTFCCMSGKTVLANLEIPEELYRLFTSQDEIGDLFRQNIRAYNTNFSFASMGVTLDDTLNNMRDGVYTFRAHKGIYHRIDQLVPRDGTPRYLQLYFYDPDTELDHRLRWPNLDRRITQILTRVLSTNPYVDTFRRLAELGPLDNYRVTLNTSVELDQRVYNRPTTSEVAGIWVEGNDNITSYKRSIVVYGRSEYRQTIQPYFSCYDRLSYPLFFPNGESGWHANIPRQGVSINEVRNNDNIEGEMEEANTRSGRTTVAMREYYCYKFQIRSTDNVLLFGGRLLQQFVVDVYIKIETSRLEFCERNQDKIRAELYQGIVDCVNTGEVHANRVGKRIVLPASFIGGPRDMRRRFLDAMTLVQDDGKPDVFLTMTCNPKWPEICDNLHVGQTATDRPDLVSRVFRAKLEDLKDQLFKKHVLGEVKAYVYVIEFQKRGLPHAHFLLIMYPQHKINNADHYDKVVCAEIPNKLTHPRLHEMVVKHMIHGPCGNLRSSSPCMQGDPKICRFHYPRQFNEQTTQGEDSYPLYRRRDTGIEVDLRGQTLDNRWVVPYNPRLLMMFNCHMNVEVCSSIKSVKYLFKYVYKGHDKQVIQVDQSEPGVVINEIKRFQDARYISPPEAMWRIFSFSLSQIFPAVLALQLHLPNNQMVRFRDDDLMPNIVDRERDKRTMLTAFFDQNRNDETARVHLYKDFPKHFTWNGSTRRWSRRFGKKQRGCIVSANPAEGERYYLRLLLSNVRGPTSFEHLCTVNGQRCATFRKAALELGLIEDDEYLSQCLEEASTFQFPNALRRLFATIMIFCQPGDIRKLWNDHFDSLSEDHQLHCQSIEQVQNMVLTEISVLVQSMGYRELQEEYGIVLEPEHLSAKHSLNPDQKNVFDEIMMHVDNDLPGVFFIDGPGGTGKTFLYIALLAEIRSRGLIALATASSGAAANNMPGGRTAHSRFKIPLNLENNSMCNIKKQSGAAKLIRSAKIIIWDEASMAKRQAIEAVDRTFQDIIGVSLPFGGKIMVMGGDFRQVLPVIKCGTRAQIVDSSVRMSPLWSLTKKMRLTINMRALKDPWFSKFLLRVGDGTEEPIEGNYIRIPDDMTIQCNNRENAIKELIHAIFPSIEDNVYSSDYIISRAILSTKNDSVDEINNQMIEIFQGEEKVYYSFDEAEDDQRNFYPVEFLNSLNVSGLPPHKLHLKIGCPIILLRNIDPSHGLCNGTRLICKGFMRNVIDAEIAVGQHAGKRVFCQESL